Within the Pseudarthrobacter sp. W1I19 genome, the region AGATCACCTGCGCAACCAGGTGCGGGCAGCTATCGCCGACCTCCACCGGCACGGCATCGGGCTGGCGGCCTTCATCGCCGACAGCATCTTCTCCTCCGACGGTGTTTTCGCCGGCCCGGCAGGGTTCCTGCGCCCGATCATCGAGGAAGTACACGCCGCCGGCGGGCTGTACATCGCTGATGAAGTCCAGCCCGGCTTTGGCCGTACCGGAGCCGAATGGTGGGGCTTCCAGCGCCACGGAATCGTTCCGGACATCGTGACCATCGGCAAGCCGATGGGTAACGGCATACCCGTCGCTGCAGCCATCTTCAAACCCGAACTGCTGGTCGAGTTCGGGAAGAACATCCGCTACTTCAACACCTTCGGCGGAAACTCCGTAGCCATCGCCGCCGCCCAGGCCGTCCTGGACGTGATCCGCGAGGAATCACTGATAGAGAACGCCCGCAAGGTGGGCGACAAAATCATCACCGGACTCAAAGACCTCTCCCAAGGCCTGGACCAGGTCGCTGAAGTCCGCGGAAGTGGCTTCTTCATCGGCGTCGACCTCGTCACCGACCGGACCACACTCACACCCGACGGGCAAGCCGCCGCCCGGATCGTCAACTCCCTCCGGGAAGACCGGATCCTCATCTCGGCCTGCGGCGCCCAAGGCAACGTCCTCAAACTCCGCCCTCCCATGCCCTTCTCCAGCACCGACGCCGACCACCTGCTCGAAGGAATGAATCGCGCCTTCAAAACACTCCGCTAAAAGCAAACCGGTACCCCGGGATTGATCACAGCAAGAGGCAGTGCCCTCCACCTGAAGGCACTCCCTCTTGCGGTCGAAGCCAGGACTCACGTCTTTTTCCCGAACCGCACGGAAGATCGGAAGAGAAGTCACGACAAGCCGCTAGCTTTCCACGCTGGGACAGAACTATGTGCCTGCCCCGAGGCATTGGACGACAACAGAATAGGCCGTGGCTGTCTAGCAACTTGCCCTACTGTTCCTGTAAAGCGGGTGTGGGAAAACGACCGTGTTTGAGGGACAAGCGGTGGACGTGGCAGCTCACATGGAAGTGGCAGTGACCCGCGTCGGGACCATGGGCGCAAAGGTTCTTTGGCGACTCCGCCATCGTGGCATGGTTGCGACAGGATCCGAAACCTATACCCCCGGCCATTCGAAAGCGCAGCCGGCACGGGAACCGCCTCGGTACAGCGCCCGAGAAACAGCTATCGACTACGAGGTATTTCACGCTGAGCAACTTGCCGCCCGCTATCCTCAGTTCAAAATGCAGGACGGCGATCTGGCGACTCGATGTCCATGGAGGTTCCATGCGCCCCGAGTTAACAGTGGCGACACAACCGACCGCAGGAAACAGCATTTCGACCGGGCAATTCGCCCTTTCCTGCGAACTGAGCTGCGCGTATTGCTACAGCATTCCCGGCCGACTACACGGCAATGAAAATAGGTCCCGGAAACTCACAGCATCTTCAGGTTAATGACCCAGACACCGTCGGGCGGGTAGTCCGGCCTCAAGAACTGGCACATTCCAGGAGAAGATTTCGCGCTGCCTCCCGGCCTTGACCTCAACCCCATGCGGACGGACACGTGCCCTCCAGACCTGCCCAGCAACACGCTGCGAACGGATCGCTTCGCATCGAAACATGGATAACGTCATCGTGCTTTCAGGATTCTCCGAACACGGATTCAAGATGTGCCCAGCCATCGGAGAAGCCGCTGCCCATCTTGCCCTGGACGAGCTTTCACCCCTGAATATTGGCTTCTTGGGGAATCCCGAGTTTGACG harbors:
- a CDS encoding aspartate aminotransferase family protein codes for the protein MGNTPQTVRKPSQAMINGFDPNRLDELPDQMQKSIRRRDQSLGPSYRLFYDTPIEVVRGKGVTLFDPEGNEYLDVYNNVPSVGHAHPKVIAAVHEQMQILNTNTRYVQESILDYSEQLLSTFPAELGNIMFTCTGSEANDLAMRVAKYVTGSQGIIVTAGAYHGLTAEVSSFSPSLGIGVPLGANVRVIDAPDALRHSSDQGSMEDHLRNQVRAAIADLHRHGIGLAAFIADSIFSSDGVFAGPAGFLRPIIEEVHAAGGLYIADEVQPGFGRTGAEWWGFQRHGIVPDIVTIGKPMGNGIPVAAAIFKPELLVEFGKNIRYFNTFGGNSVAIAAAQAVLDVIREESLIENARKVGDKIITGLKDLSQGLDQVAEVRGSGFFIGVDLVTDRTTLTPDGQAAARIVNSLREDRILISACGAQGNVLKLRPPMPFSSTDADHLLEGMNRAFKTLR